Within the Papaver somniferum cultivar HN1 unplaced genomic scaffold, ASM357369v1 unplaced-scaffold_132, whole genome shotgun sequence genome, the region TTATATTTATGACGGTTAATGTGCATTACTACAAATTGCGTGACTTCCTTATTAATTGTGTGAAAAGATTCAGCAATCCTTGAGCATCATGTCTTCTCGGGTTTCACGCTTCTTTAGGGAACACTACAAAATAATTGTGCAAACACGCAGATTCGACGCTGCCCCATAATTAGGGTATCTTCTCTTGATTGAAAAATATAAGCTCTATAAATAGATAAATTCTCTTCTTGAATATATTTAGGACCAGAGATTCTAGGAGGCACTTTTCGTGACAAGAGTGaaattaacaaaagaaaaagaaaagcgaaATTAGATAAAACTATAAATGTAAAGGATATTAAAAGATGCTATTTTGGAAGTGAAAATAGTTGAACTTATGGATGAAGAACTTTGAGCCGTCCGGTAAACTTGCCGGTAGCAGTCCAGTCTAGGCCGATGGTCTCAACTTGAGCCGATCCTTGGCATAGACTTGAGCGATCGGCTAAGATTCTCGTCTTAAGTTGAACGAATGGGGTCAACTTGAAACGGGATGAGCAAAATGCGCCTCAGATTTGCCACTTTCCCGTCCAGTTCGTCACTTTGCTTGTCCACTGTGAAATGAGAACAGAAAAATTTGCTCAATTACCCACCCACCGGACTTGCCCTGAGACGTTAGAGGATAATTTTCCCAAAATTGTTTGCACAATCATCTTACTAGTTTGCGGATACACATACAAAATAACGCACGGATGGTGAGAGAGCAAAAAAGACAATCTTTGTTCTAGTTTTTGTACGACGGGACTCAGTCATCTTGACCGGACAGCGCATTCCAACTCACGCGCCAATCATCTTTTCAAATGTAGTCTACTTTGTTAAATTATGCTGATGCATATCCAATTTGACACAGTCCAATTACTCCTTAACCGAGATACAGAAGTGACGAGTTCCCATAATATATCAAACATTAAAACGTCAGTTCAGGATTTGTTGTACATATTTTCTCGGTCAGAGACTCAGAGATGTGAGTAGAATTGTTGCGGAACCTGCAGGCAAATTCTCGCGATAATATGACTCCTCaaatatgtacaaggaactggCATTGTGTCCCACCAGCGTATTTTAGCAAAAAGTTCCCAACCAACAACTCATCATAACATGATCAACATCATCAActgcttctctttttcttcttcttcttcttcttcctcctccaaaATCAACTCTTTCTTACatttttagggttagggtttagatttttcACCTAAGATAACATTCCAGTAATCAAATTTTTGGGGGTTTGGAAGTTGAAGCTTGATTATGATTTAAGGTCTGAAAAATCATTTGCCGGGTTAAGAAATAATTCCGGCTAAAAATGGCTAACGATTTACAAATGTCTCCTCAATTGGAACAGATCGATGGTGAAATTCAGGATCATTTTCGGGCTCTTGCGTAAGATTCATTACAATTTAACCTTTAAACCTCTTCGATTCGTCTAAAATACATGTGTGTTTTTTTTGTCGTGTgaatttagtgttttttttcttctttctgtaaGGTTGTGTAAAGATTTCCCTTCATTTGCTAGTATTTTTGCTTGTTGATGCAGTATGTAACTAATTCAAACATAAACATGAAAATGTGTTTCCATTGACACATTATCAGGAAAGCCCATTAGGAATTTTTGATTCATTGAAGAAAGCGTATAGCAACCATTATCCTAAGACTAACTAGGCACTGTTAGATTTTCAGTATATTAATCATCATTACTTAGACCTACTTTGATGATACCCGTATGCAGAAAACAGATTTAACCCTAGTATTAACATGTACTACAGCTCACTGAAATTCCATATATACCAAGCATAATCATTTCATTAAACAACATACACAACATCATGTTCCATGGCTTCATCACAATTAGTATGAACTGAGTTAGAAGAAGGAGTTGATAGATATTTTCTCTAGTAATAAGTTAATGACTTGGACATATACTTCTGTTTTCTCGTGCTTGAAGGATGGATACAactggttcttttttttcttattgcAAGAGGCTAAAACAGAGTCTTTTTAATGCTTGCCACATATCTGTCCAACCTTTCTATCACGAGTTAGGGAGACACACCTCATGGCTACATGGGACAGTTCACTAGTTAGCTTTAACTCATCAATCATTCACCTTAAGCTAGTGTTTAGTGCGTGATTAATTGTTAAACACACCTTACTGCAGATAACTACTAATCCGGCATAACTTAATCTCATAGAGGATTAGCTTAGGCTAATTTTCATTTGTTACACAAACCATGAAAAACCAACAGGCAGCTCATAGAACCGTATCGTTGTTTTATGCAACTCATTGTCATGAATATGCGGTTAATCTAATTTGATTAATTTACCGTTCAAACCGCATATTTTCTTTATGCAGTACTCTAGACTTGTTATTGTATATAGGTCAGACTTCCTTTGGTAGGCCTGAATTGGTCTTTGAGCATTTTACACTGCATCTGAGTTGTTTGCCTTCCTTTGATAAGTTGTACTGGATAGTCATGTGAGGGACCTTACTCTAATGTATTCCATCACTCTAATTCTTCCGAATCTGAATACATTTTAGTTTTAATGTTATGATTACTGAATGTGGTTAAAGTTAGTTTATAATTAACTTTTAATTGTTTGTATGATGCGGTGAGCTGTTGTAGAATTAAGAGGTTTTTCTGTAAGTTTTCTCTCGTGTTGATTTAAGATTAGTGTTGTATTTGTATAAAATGAGCCATCTAATTGGATAAACGTGCCCTTGAAACTGCACATTTGCTTTATGCATTACTCTAGACTTGTTATTTATTTTATAGGTCAACCTTCCTTTGGGAAACATGGATTAATGTCAAGCCTTTTACATTGGACATGCGTTATTTGCCTCCTTTACTAAGCTGTTCCAATGAGGGATTTCGGACGGATATGTGGGGTTATAGTTAGCATAtaagataaaataataaaaccctTGAATCCGTTAACTATAATGGTATTTTGCTATGCATTTGCAGAAATGGATTTCAGAAGCTGGGTAAGGTGAAAGATCCTAATAGACAAAGTAAGCAGTTGGAGGATCTTACAGGAAAGATGAGGGAGTGTAAGAGGTGAGTCGAATAACCATCTGGACAGTATCCAGTATCTTCTGGTAATTGCAATACCGAACACCTTCCTTTGAATGCTAGGAATTTCACTTATCACTTACTTGGATGCTTTTCACAGGCTGATCAAAGACTTCGATCGGGAAGTGAAAGATGAGGAGAGTCGAAATCCTCCTGAGGTCAATAAACAACTGAATGACAGAAAGCAATCCCTGGTTAGTTATTTGACATACTTTCTCATATTAGTTATTTACTATGTACGCATTGCAGTTATTTTAACTTTGCTAAATAGTCTCTTTGATTAACAGAATAAAGTACATTGTTTCAGATTAAAGAATTGAACTCGTATGTGGGTTTGAGAAAAACGTAAGATTCACTACCTCTTGAAATCTTTATAAATTCTTCATGAGAATGAATATTTTTTTCTATAGATCAGTATTTTTTTCTACTTGCGAGTGGGCACAGTGTCTTAATTCATCAAAAGCTCATTGTTATCTCAATTAGTAAGCCAGACTTATCGTCTGACACCTTTAACTTTCCACATGGTTCTCGTTGAGTCACCCCTGCTTATACGACGTCCATTAATGATGTGTCACTGGCACCCTGCAGGTTCATGAGTACCCTCGGCAATAAAAGAGTCGAGCTCTTTGATATGGGAGCTGGAGGTAGCGACCCTGTAGCTGAGGACAATGTACTAATGGCATCAGGTGAGATTTGACTACCCCTATTCTCTAAATGCTATGCTTCTAATGTCAATTTCCAATATTTAGTAATGTTGCACCTTAGATTTTTTTAATATTCTAGATGAATGATATGCTGATGTTTGCTGAACTGGCTACGCTCTAGAAATGTCCAATCAAGAGCTTATTGACGCTGGAAAGAAGCGTATGGATGAAACTGATCAGGCTATCGAGCGCTCAAAACAGGTGAAAATTTACCGCAAAGCTATTATTTTTCTTCGCACTCGGGGAGTACCAGTTTTTTCTTGACCTCAATGGCCTATGTTTAGGTTGTGGAGCAAACAATTGAAGTTGGAGCTCAAACTGCAGGAACATTGAAGGGCCAAGTGagttaactaaaaaaaaaagaagatttccTGTTGTCATTTCGTTTTTCCCTTGGCTCACTTTGACATCATACTTACAGACTGAACAAATGGGTCGCATTGTGAACGAGCTGGACACCATTCACTTCTCAATCAAGAAGGCTTCTCAGCTGGTCAAGGAGATCGGTAGACAGGTTAGTGCTTAATATTTATGATTGTCTTCTGTTATTATTTTTCTGATTTAAATTGGACGAGAAATCTTACGATGAAATCACTCTAATGGAAACTTGATGCGGTGACCAGCTTGGTCCAAATATGCCTCGAATGTCCAATTTTTAACCACTCCAGTGTTCTATTTTCAATTCACCTATATCTCTCTAGTTAATTAATATAACGAAAATCTGTATTTTAGGTTGCTACGGATAAATGCATTATGATGTTCTTATTCCTCGTTGTGTGTGGTGTAATCGCAATTATTATTGTCAAGGTACTTTCTGTCTCCCGTGATGTGTAGAGTCACATACATATCCacgttttctttcttctccctTCTGTTTCTTTTATTTATCATGCTCTAAGCACTGCCTTTCATATGTTTTTAGGTTGTCAACCCAAACAACAAAAACATCAGAGACATTCCAGGATTTGCACCCCCGGCCCCAGCATCCAGAAGATTACTTTCTCTGTCGACAATGGGACCTCTGTATTAGTATTTATCTCTCCTACTCTTGAACTGCTAATGAAAAGGATACAAATACAACTATTAAGGTCGCGGAAGAACATGGTGTGGAAGTTGGTTTGATGCTATGCTGGGATATCGACGTTTGGGTTTGGGGTGGCAGCTTTTGTGCAATTGTGTAATTATTGTTTTGCTGTGATGTGCATATACAACCCAATTGGTGattcattcttttttttcttctgcttgTTGTAAATCATGTTCCCCATTTTATTGTttcccattttattttatttggaaatTACTGGTCAAGGGTGTTCCATTTGCGTGCCGGACTGCCAGGGTACCTTTCTCTGGCAAACTGTTCTGCTTAAGAGCATCCTCTTTATTTACAGGCATAGCATTGTATCCAAGTTAAACCCCTGTGTTTATGTGATATAAGTACACATTGAGTTGCCCTTTAACCCACATAGTAGAGTAGGGGTTCACCAAGTGGATACTCTTATCCAAAAGGCTCTCTGTATTTGTCCAAAACCATTGTCTTCGGCCCTTGGCTGGTTATGACCCAGCACTTCCTCAAAGGCCAGGAGGAGTCTGCGGACAACTGTTTACAATTAAATATGAATGTCCATGAAAACCATCTCCCAGTGTAGTGATATACCGTACTTACTGACGTCCAAGTTGGAGCCTGGGAGGTGATGGCAAACCCTCGTACCCTCTTAAAAAGGCGCCAAATTGATCATGGGCTCATTTAGTATGAGTGTGTGAGAGGGAGGTATTCTGGTACTAAACTACTAATAATTCAGAACTTCCGAGATTGTAATCATTACTTCCTAGGAGGAAGGAGATGGCTCATGGTACTTGGAgtatattctctgtatatgttttTGGAGAGCTAAATCGGGCAACATCGTCAGGCCACCAGCCCAGTAACCCACCACCAACGCCAACTTCAAGGGAAATATAATTAAAACTTGCCCTAAAGGGAAATAATTGTCCTCACCactgtagtcaatatcggccgtatcggccgatatatcggggatatttcggatatcggcccagaacgatacgataagaaggatatcggggatacgatattcgcccgataatatcggtcgtatcggtcgaatatcggccgtttcggtcaaatatcggccgtatcggtcgatacgaaattttcctacatttcctgatatgagacggtattggtcgttttctataaagtttaagggtaattttcgcgaagaaagtcttccaggtggtagtagaggtgcatgtagctctcgaagcaagtctactaaagttactcttttgtttttttgataaaattgatgttatctattatatcttattcgaaaatgtgtggagaaatgtttaatataaaattatagtctctaaatctagaaccgatatttcaacgataatatccccgatataaaatcgtaccagtgtatcggtcccggccgagatgaaccgatatccgatattaactacattggtcctCACCTATCTGATAGGTCAGAATACCAATGTCATTATGTTAGCCCATATAATAGAGTCGAAGAGGATTAGATTAGACATCAAACTAACGATCAAGTACAAGTTTTTGAGGTGTCTATCTTCCAAGTTTTAGATACTTCATTTGGTATGGACCATGGAAGGGTTAGTTTTGtggttcagacttcagatttCAGACTAGTCAAAGCATCAAGTTATCCGACTCATAGAGGCAAGTTAGTTGTAGCTCTTTCATTTTTTTCTCTGTACAAGTCACTTGACGCTCCTAAAATGTCTAAAGTATGTGAATGCTTGCTAGCAAATATTAGTTGTCAACTAAGAGTAATCCGGTATAATAGTTAAATTACAGTTGAAATTTGTCACAATCGAAAATGTATATTTATTGATTATCTCAAGAATTTTCGGATTTGGTAATTTTTTGTTGTCCAAACAAGTCTTGGTCATAACACTATAAGTAGTGGAGCTTttattcttacaaacttatcccttGACACATTGTTGTTCGACCAGAATATATTTTTGATGGGGCGCAATATTGGACGAGGGCGTGAGAAACAAACAAAAATCTGCCTTTTGTCAATACAGTTTATGGTGTCTAACGAAGTATTTCGGTGATTCTAAAAAATTTCTGGGAAAACCCATTTATTATCACTTAAATATTAAAACTGTTGTGTTCTTCTCTAAATATATCGCCAGCttgccttcttcttcctctttttctcCAAATATATAATCCTCTTGCCTCCTACACCCAAAGATTGCTTGTACAACCTGTTcttgaaaacaaaaattaaagaaatgaataaaaaaactctCTGATTTTTCCCTATCAATCAAATTTGTACACAAAAACAGGCAACACCCATAATTCTGATTATCTAATGAGATTATCCGATAGAGATGTGGAGCT harbors:
- the LOC113333374 gene encoding novel plant SNARE 13-like — protein: MANDLQMSPQLEQIDGEIQDHFRALANGFQKLGKVKDPNRQSKQLEDLTGKMRECKRLIKDFDREVKDEESRNPPEVNKQLNDRKQSLIKELNSYVGLRKTFMSTLGNKRVELFDMGAGGSDPVAEDNVLMASEMSNQELIDAGKKRMDETDQAIERSKQVVEQTIEVGAQTAGTLKGQTEQMGRIVNELDTIHFSIKKASQLVKEIGRQVATDKCIMMFLFLVVCGVIAIIIVKVVNPNNKNIRDIPGFAPPAPASRRLLSLSTMGPLY